TTTAGTTATTGAAGGAACCGGACTTGGACATGTTCCAAATAACTTAGTTAACTCATTTAAAAGAGCACAAGAGGAAAATATTCCTGTAATTATGACTTCCCAATGTCTTTATGGTCGAGTTAACATGAATGTTTACTCAACAGGACGTGAAATACTTGATGCAGGAGTGATTTCAGCTCTCGATATGACTCCCGAAACCACATACGTCAAATTATGTTGGGCATTAGGTCAAAGTGATGATTACAATAATGTTAAAAAGATAATGCAAACCAATATTGCAGGCGAGTTTTCCGAAAAATCATCAATTAAGGATTTCTTAAATTAAGGTTGTGTTAATATGGATTATGAAAAATTAGGATTGAAAATGGGACTTGAAATTCACCAACAATTAAACAGTCAACATAAATTATTCTGCCATTGTAAAACAGAACTTGTTGATGATGAATTTAGTGAACTTGTTCAGAGAAAATTAAGACCAACACAATCAGAGCTTGGAGAAATCGACAGAGCCGCACTTCAAGAATCTTTAAGAGGACTTAATTTCAAATATGAAAACTTTGAAAAACATACTTGTCTTGTTGAAAACGATGATGAGCCTCCTCACAGTTTAAATGAAGAAGCATTGGATATTTGTATTGTTATTGCTTGTTTAATGAACATGCATATTGTTGATGAATTTCATACTATGCGTAAACAAGTAATTGACGGAAGTAACACAGGAGGATTTCAAAGAACCGGAATGGTTGCAACTGATGGCTACTTAGATACCCCATATGGCAGAGTAGTTATCGAAAGCCTTGGTTTAGAAGAAGATGCTGCAAGAAGAGTTGAAACCAAAGACGGATTTACCGAATTTAGATTAGACCGTTTAGGAATCCCATTAGCAGAAATTACAACAGACCCCTCAATGCATCACCCAGACCAAGTAAGGGAAGTTGCATATATGCTTGGTCAAATCTTAAGAAGCACCAACGTCAAAAGAGGTCTTGGAACAATCAGACAAGATTTGAACATATCTATTGCAGAAGGTGCACGTGTAGAGATTAAAGGTGTGCAAGACTTGGATTTGATGGCCGAAATTGTTAATCGTGAAGTTCAAAGACAATTAGCATTAATTGACATTAAAAAACAATTAATTAAAAGAAATGCGGAAGTTTTAGAAGAGATTTACAATTTAGATGAATTGTTCAAAGATACTGAATCTAAAATCTTAAAATCCGCTGAAACAATTAAAGCAGTTGTTTTAAAAGGATATGGTGGTTTAATTGGTGTTGAAGTCCAACCGGGCAGAAGATTCGGTACTGAAATTGCCAGTTATGCTAAAAAACGTGGAGTTTCAGGTATTTTCCATTCTGATGAACTTCCGGCCTACGGAATTACCCAAGATGAAGTTGACA
This region of Methanobrevibacter sp. V74 genomic DNA includes:
- the gatE gene encoding Glu-tRNA(Gln) amidotransferase subunit GatE; translated protein: MDYEKLGLKMGLEIHQQLNSQHKLFCHCKTELVDDEFSELVQRKLRPTQSELGEIDRAALQESLRGLNFKYENFEKHTCLVENDDEPPHSLNEEALDICIVIACLMNMHIVDEFHTMRKQVIDGSNTGGFQRTGMVATDGYLDTPYGRVVIESLGLEEDAARRVETKDGFTEFRLDRLGIPLAEITTDPSMHHPDQVREVAYMLGQILRSTNVKRGLGTIRQDLNISIAEGARVEIKGVQDLDLMAEIVNREVQRQLALIDIKKQLIKRNAEVLEEIYNLDELFKDTESKILKSAETIKAVVLKGYGGLIGVEVQPGRRFGTEIASYAKKRGVSGIFHSDELPAYGITQDEVDRANDFLNIGKDDAFIIVAHDEDIAISALEEVKRRAELGLDGVVEETRKALDDGNTEYMRPLPTANRMYLETDIPLFKITNDRIKPILDNLPELPDVKQARITEEYNLSEDLATQLVKRQEADMFEDILADVKVDATPVASLLAYDLREIKREGYDIGVLSLNHFKDIFTLLAEGKIAKDSVRKLTIETINTPDVEIGEIAEKNNLVMMSDEDVGNIIADIVAQNEGMVKERQMGAMGPLMGICMKKLKGKADGGLVNKIVREEIQKLI